The proteins below are encoded in one region of Struthio camelus isolate bStrCam1 chromosome 11, bStrCam1.hap1, whole genome shotgun sequence:
- the MCTS1 gene encoding malignant T-cell-amplified sequence 1 translates to MFKKFDEKENVSNCIQLKTSVIKGIKNQLIDQFPVIEPWLNQIMPKKDPVKIVRCHEHIEILTVNGELLFFRQREGIFYPTLRLLHKYPFILPHQQVDKGAIKFVLSGANIMCPGLTSPGAKLYPAAVDTVVAIMAEGKQHALCVGVMKMSAEDIEKVNKGIGIENIHYLNDGLWHMKTYK, encoded by the exons atGTTCAAGAA ATTTGATGAAAAGGAGAATGTATCAAACTGTATCCAGCTGAAGACTTCAGTTATTAAAGGTATTAAGAATCAACTGATAGATCAGTTTCCTGTTATTGAACCATGGCTAAACCAGATTATGCCAAAGAAAGACCCTGTCAAAATAGTAAGATG TCATGAACATATAGAAATCCTCACTGTGAATGGGGAGTTGCTGTTCTTCAGGCAGAGAGAAGGGATTTTTTACCCAACCCTAAGGTTACTCCACAAAT ATCCATTTATTCTACCACATCAGCAGGTTGATAAAGGAGCCATTAAATTTGTACTAAGTGGAGCTAATATAATGTGCCCTGGCCTGACATCTCCTGGAGCAAAACTTTACCCTGCTGCTGTTGATACTGTTGTT GCGATAATGGCAGAGGGAAAACAGCACGCACTGTGTGTGGGAGTAATGAAGATGTCAGCTGAGGACAT TGAGAAGGTCAACAAAGGGATTGGCATCGAAAATATCCATTATTTAAATGATGGCCTTTGGCATATGAAGACatacaaatga
- the C1GALT1C1 gene encoding C1GALT1-specific chaperone 1, which produces MTSESSSFVKGVVLGGVFCVLVTLLGHVKMGHGTKERHHEHHHIQAPNKEDVLNLSEGERMELSESIRVYCIILVRPKDLGHWAAVKETWSKHCDKAEFYSSEKVKVFDSVALNTNDMWMMMRKAYKITYERYKNEFNWFFLAHPTTFAIIENLKYFLLKKDPSQPFYIGHTVKSGDLEYVDGDGGIVLSIESLRRLSTVFEDSDKCPEQGGMIWKLSEDKQLAVCLKYTGVFAENAEDSEGKDVFNTKSVSALIKEAMSSHPQQVVEGCCSDTAITFSGLAPNHMHVMMYGVYRLRPYGHTYSDALVFLPPADSDND; this is translated from the coding sequence ATGACTTCTGAAAGCAGTTCTTTCGTGAAAGGTGTGGTGTTAGGAGGAGTCTTCTGCGTGTTGGTTACGCTTCTGGGACACGTCAAGATGGGCCATGGCACTAAAGAACGTCACCATGAGCATCATCACATTCAAGCTCCCAACAAAGAAGATGTCTTAAATCTTTCAGAAGGTGAACGTATGGAGCTTAGTGAAAGTATCCGTGTTTACTGTATCATCCTGGTGAGACCAAAAGATCTCGGGCACTGGGCTGCCGTGAAGGAGACGTGGAGCAAGCACTGTGACAAGGCAGAGTTTTACAGCTCTGAAAAAGTTAAAGTATTTGATTCGGTAGCCCTCAATACAAATGATATGTGGATGATGATGAGAAAAGCTTACAAAATAACTTATGAACGTTATAAAAATGAATTCAACTGGTTCTTTCTTGCACATCCAACAACGTTTGCCATTATTGAAAATCTCAAATATTTCTTGCTGAAAAAAGACCCTTCACAGCCTTTTTATATAGGTCATACTGTGAAATCCGGTGACCTTGAGTACGTAGATGGTGATGGAGGAATCGTCTTAAGCATCGAATCGCTAAGACGACTTTCCACTGTTTTTGAAGACTCTGACAAATGTCCAGAGCAGGGAGGTATGATTTGGAAACTTTCTGAGGATAAACAGCTGGCAGTTTGCCTGAAGTATACTGGAGTGTTCGCTGAAAACGCAGAAGACTCAGAAGGAAAAGATGTCTTTAATACCAAATCAGTCAGTGCTCTCATTAAAGAGGCAATGTCCAGTCACCCTCAGCAAGTGGTGGAAGGTTGCTGCTCAGACACGGCCATCACCTTCAGCGGACTGGCCCCGAACCACATGCACGTAATGATGTATGGCGTTTACAGGCTGAGACCGTATGGCCACACTTACAGTGATGCCCTTGTCTTCTTACCACCTGCAGATTCAGACAATGACTGA